A genomic stretch from Puntigrus tetrazona isolate hp1 chromosome 6, ASM1883169v1, whole genome shotgun sequence includes:
- the dock9b gene encoding dedicator of cytokinesis protein 9 isoform X7 — MFLGPGAMGCTASVILFEGLRRVLHRNCGYVCKPELEAEEPEEEEDTLSRRESLAITPPAAASSVKPKVIEPLDYESVLVQRKTQILSDVLRDMLQFPVDDFQISTLKRQGRTLYSSVPDGAEKRACSLLVQECIKTYNSDWHVVNYKYEDYSADFRQLPNKVSRPEKLASHVFEVDEDADKEEDAASLGSQRGGVSKHGWLYKANMNSAISVTMRSFKRRYFHLTQLGDGSYNLNFYKDEKISKEPKGTIFLDSCMGVIQNSKVRRFAFELKMQDKSTYLLAADSEGEMEDWISTLNKILHSSFELAMQERRNGELHDDDELGKTDISPGNFQDSFQSARDIETKMRSETRLKLFTLDPDTQRLDLSGIEPDVKQFEEKFGKRVLVSCNDLSFNLQSCVAENEEGPTTNVEPFFVVLSLFDVQNSRKISADFHVDLNHPLVRSMIPSPSMQINGGVDTPHGETLLSELPEGMLQYPKKGVFSVTCPHPDIFLIARIEKVLQGGITHCAEPYMKSSDSSKVAQKVLKNAKMACSRLGQYRMPFAWAARPVFKDASGTLDKSARFSALYRQDSNKLSEEDLFKLLADFRKPEKMAKLPVILGNLDVTIDNVPPDVANCVTPSYIPVRPFESDGPSDGVLLEVEEFVPCIAKCSQPFTTYNNHLYVYPKHLKYDSQKSFAKARNIAVCVEFKESDEEDAQPLKCICGRPGGALFTKHAYAAVLHHQQNPEFYDEIKIELPTQLHEKHHLLFTFYHISCDSSTKKRDIVETPVGSAWLPLLKDGRVVMSEQHISVASNLPNGYLSCQEGVSKHSSPEMKWVDGGRPLFKVSTHLVSTIYTQDQHLHNFFHHFQSMQSGATRPTEGELVKYLKSLHAMEGHVMINFLPTILNQLVHVLTSASNEDVAVNTTRVMVHIVAQCHEEGLEHYLRSYVKYVFKTQSYSTNNSKTVHEELAKAMTSILKPSTDFLTSNKLLKYSWYFFEALVKSMAQYLMESGKVKLSRNQRFTASFHHAVETLVNMLMPHITQKYKDNLDAARNANHSLAVFIKRCFTFMDRGFVFKQINNYISCFVPGDPKTLYEFKFEFLRVVCNHEHYVPLNLPMPFGKGRIQRFQAFLCHIKENHARRVDLQLDYSLTDDFCRNHFLVGLLLREVCGALQEFGEVRQIAVQVLKSLMIKHTFDDRYASKSQQARLATLYLPLFGLLQENVHRLNVRDMSNFNTNQNGRDEHLASISTVTPQKPVGNLDNSLHKDVFGVISGTASPHTSTPNIGSVRHADSRGSLVSTDSGNSIPEKANEKTSSLDKTQSASALGSSMLRCDKLDREEIKNLLMCFLHVLKSMSEDALFTYWNKATTSELMDFFTLVEVCLHQFRYMGKRFIARSQDGVGFMAPDRKSLTLPVSRNRGGVMHTRLHQLGSLENAHTFNHTYCHGDADAFLLEANVSTEVCLTVLDTLSVFIMGFKTQLCADLGHNPLMKKVFQVHLCFLQIPQSETALKQVFTSLRTFIYKFPCTFFDGRADMCACLCYEILKCCNSKLSSIRSDAAHLLYFLMKSNFEYNGRKSFVRTHLQVVIAVSQLIADVIGIGGTRFQQSLSIINNCANSDKTVKHTAFPSDVKDLTKRIRTVLMATEQMKEHEKDPEMLVDLQYSLAKSYTSTPELRKTWLDSMAKIHVKNGDLSEAAMCYVHVAALVSEYLKRKGMFRQGCSAFRVITPNIDEEAAMMEDVGMQDVHFNEEVLMELLEACADGLWKAERYELISDIYKLIIPIYEQRRDFEKLAHLYDTLHRAYTKVMEVMHSGKRLLGTFFRVAFFGQAAGFFEDEDGKEYIYKEPKFTPLSEISQRLLKLYSDKFGQENVKMIQDSGRVNPKDLEAKFAYIQVTHVTPYLEEKELEERKTDFERSHNIRRFVFETPFTESGKRHGGVEEQCKRRTVLTSTHCFPYVKKRIAVMYQHHTDLSPIEVAIDEMSGKVAELRALCATSEVDMIRLQLKLQGSISVQVNAGPLAYARAFLDDACAKKYPDNKVKQLKEVFRQFVEACGQALAVNERLIKEDQQEYHDEMKASYKDLARELSHIMHEQIGW; from the exons TAAAGTTTCTCGGCCAGAGAAATTAGCTAGTCACGTATTTGAGGTGGACGAAGATGCAGATAAGGAGGAG GATGCCGCCTCATTGGGCTCTCAAAGAGGGGGCGTGTCCAAACATGGCTGGCTGTATAAAGCAAACATGAACAGTGCCATCAGTGTTACCATGAGG TCTTTTAAGAGAAGGTATTTCCATTTGACCCAGCTGGGAGATGGATCATACAACTTGAACTTCTACAAAGATGAGAAAATATCTAAAGAACCCAAGGGAACCATCTTCTTGGACTCCTGCATGGGTGTCATTCAG AACAGTAAGGTGCGTCGTTTCGCGTTTGAGCTGAAGATGCAGGACAAGAGCACGTATCTTTTGGCGGCAGACAGCGAAGGAGAGATGGAGGACTGGATCAGCACCCTCAACAAGATCCTCCACAGCAGCTTTGAGCTTGCCATGCAGGAGAGGAGGAACGGAGAACTGCACGatg ATGATGAGCTGGGGAAGACAGACATCTCGCCGGGGAATTTTCAGGACAGTTTCCAG aGTGCGAGAGACATTGAGACCAAGATGAGGAGTGAAACTCGTCTGAAACTCTTTACTCTGGACCCTGACACACAG AGACTCGATTTGTCTGGCATTGAACCTGATGTAAAGCAGTTTGAAGAGAAGTTCGGGAAGAGAGTTTTGGTCAGCTGCAATGATTTGTCCTTCAACCTTCAAAGCTGTGTTGCAGAAAATGAAGAGGGACCTACTACTAAT GTGGAGCCCTTCTTCGTGGTGCTTTCGCTGTTTGATGTGCAGAACAGCCGAAAAATATCTGCAGATTTTCATGTGGATCTAAATCACCCACTGGTCCGCTCTATGATCCCATCACCCAGCATGCAGATAAATGGAGGGGTGGACACACCTCACGGAGAAACCCTGCTTAGTGAGCTGCCGGAGGGGATGCTGCAGTACCCCAAAAAA GGTGTCTTCTCTGTGACGTGTCCTCACCCTGACATCTTCCTGATTGCCCGAATCGAGAAAGTTCTGCAGGGAGGCATCACTCACTGCGCTGAACCCTACATGAAGAGCTCCGACTCCAGCAAG GTTGCTCAGAAGGTTTTGAAGAATGCCAAGATGGCCTGCAGCAGACTGGGCCAGTACAGGATGCCTTTCGCATGGGCTGCCCG GCCTGTGTTTAAAGATGCCTCAGggactttggataaaagcgctCGCTTCTCCGCACTGTACCGACAAGACAGTAATAAACTCTCAGAAGAGGATCTTTTCAAACTGCTGGCGGATTTTAGGAA ACCTGAGAAGATGGCTAAACTGCCTGTCATCTTGGGTAACCTAGACGTTACCATTGATAATGTCCCTCCTGATGTTGCTA ATTGTGTCACTCCATCCTACATCCCAGTGAGGCCTTTTGAGAGTGACGGGCCGAGCGACGGTGTTCTGTTGGAGGTGGAGGAGTTTGTTCCCTGTATCGCCAAGTGCTCTCAGCCTTTCACCACCTACAACAATCATCTCTATGTCTATCCCAAACACCTCAAATATGACAGCCAGAAATCTTTTGCCAAG GCAAGGAACATCGCAGTGTGTGTGGAATTTAAAGAGTCAGATGAAGAAGATGCCCAACCTCTGAAG TGTATCTGTGGTCGTCCAGGAGGTGCTCTCTTCACCAAACATGCCTATGCAGCTGTACTTCACCACCAGCAGAACCCAGAGTTTTATGATGAG ATAAAAATCGAGTTGCCCACACAACTACATGAAAAACATCACCTGCTCTTCACTTTTTACCACATCAGCTGTGACAGTAGCACGAAGAAGCGGGACATAGTGGAAACCCCAG TGGGCTCTGCCTGGCTCCCTCTGCTTAAAGATGGTCGTGTTGTAATGAGTGAACAGCACATCTCAGTGGCATCCAACCTACCAAATGGTTACCTCAGCTGTCAGGAGGGTGTAAGCAAG CACTCCAGTCCTGAGATGAAGTGGGTGGATGGAGGACGTCCTCTTTTTAAAGTGTCTACCCATCTGGTCTCTACCATCTACACTCag GATCAGCACCTGCACAATTTTTTCCATCATTTCCAGAGTATGCAGTCTGGTGCCACCCGTCCAACCGAGGGTGAGCTTGTCAAATACCTCAAG AGTCTTCATGCTATGGAAGGTCATGTTATGATCAACTTCCTGCCGACTATTTTAAACCAGCTGGTTCATGTTCTGACCAGCGCCAGTAATGAGGATGTTGCTGTAAACACCACCAG GGTCATGGTTCACATTGTTGCTCAGTGCCACGAAGAGGGCCTAGAACACTATTTAAGGTCCTATGTGAAG TACGTGTTTAAAACACAGTCCTATTCAACCAATAACAGTAAGACAGTCCATGAGGAACTGGCCAAAGCCATGACATCAATTTTAAAGCCTTCAACCGACTTCCTAACCAGCAACAAGCTGCTAAag TATTCGTGGTATTTTTTTGAAGCCCTGGTGAAGTCAATGGCACAGTACCTGATGGAAAGTGGCAAGGTCAAG CTGTCCAGGAACCAACGATTCACGGCTTCGTTCCACCATGCTGTGGAGACGCTGGTGAACATGCTGATGCCCCACATCACACAGAAGTATAAGGACAATCTGGACGCTGCCCGCAATGCCAATCATAGCCTGGCCGTCTTCATAAAG CGCTGTTTTACCTTTATGGATCGAGGATTTGTCTTCAAGCAGATAAACAACTACATCTCTTGTTTTGTACCTGGAGATCCCAAG ACGCTGTATGAGTTTAAGTTTGAGTTTCTGCGGGTGGTGTGTAATCATGAACACTATGTCCCCCTCAATCTGCCCATGCCTTTCGGGAAGGGTCGCATTCAGAGGTTTCAAG CTTTTCTGTGTCACATTAAGGAGAATCATGCAAGAAGAGTAG ATCTACAGTTGGACTATTCACTGACTGATGATTTCTGCAGGAATCACTTCCTAGTGGGCTTGTTATTGAGGGAGGTGTGTGGGGCCCTTCAGGAGTTTGGGGAAGTCCGTCAGATTGCCGTTCAGGTTCTCAAGAGTCTGATGATCAAACACACATTCGACGATCGCTATGCCTCAAAG AGTCAGCAGGCAAGGTTGGCGACGCTCTACCTGCCCTTGTTTGGGTTGCTGCAGGAAAACGTTCACAGGCTGAATGTGAGAGACATGTCTAATTTTAACACCAACCAG AATGGGCGAGATGAACATCTTGCCAGCATCTCTACAGTAACTCCTCAAAAGCCTGTTGGCAACCTTGACAACAGCCTTCATAAAGACGTATTTGGGGTCATCTCAGGAACTG CCTCTCCTCACACCTCTACGCCTAACATCGGCTCTGTGCGTCATGCTGACTCTCGAGGTTCTCTGGTCAGCACAGACTCAGGAAACAGCATCCCTGAGAAGGCCAATGAGAAGACCAGCTCCCTCGATAAG ACCCAATCAGCCTCTGCTCTGGGTAGCTCTATGCTGCGCTGTGATAAACTGGACAGAGAAGAAATCAAAAACCTGCTCATGTGTTTCCTTCATGTCTTAAAAAGCATGTCTGAAG ATGCCTTATTTACATACTGGAACAAAGCCACAACCTCTGAGCTgatggactttttcactttAGTAGA AGTGTGTCTGCATCAGTTCAGGTATATGGGAAAGAGATTCATCGCCag AAGCCAGGATGGGGTGGGGTTTATGGCTCCGGACAGGAAGTCGTTGACTCTTCCTGTGTCTCGTAACAGAGGGGGCGTCATGCACACACGCTTACACCAGCTGGGCAGCCTGGAGAACGCACACACTTTCAACCACA CATATTGCCATGGTGATGCTGACGCGTTTCTCCTGGAGGCTAATGTCTCAACGGAGGTGTGCTTGACTGTGCTGGACACACTCAGTGTCTTCATTATGGGCTTTAAG ACACAGCTGTGTGCAGATTTGGGTCACAACCCACTGATGAAGAAGGTTTTCCAGGTGCACCTCTGTTTCCTTCAGATCCCTCAGTCAGAGACGGCACTGAAGCAGGTCTTCACCTCCCTACGTACCTTCATTTACAAG TTTCCCTGTACATTTTTTGACGGACGAGCGGATATGTGTGCCTGTTTGTGCTATGAGATCCTGAAATGCTGTAATTCCAAACTGAGCTCCATACGCAGTGATGCTGCCCACCTTCTTTATTTCCTCATGAAGAGCAACTTTGAGTACAATGGCAGGAAGTCCTTTGTCCGCACACACCTGCAG gTGGTGATTGCAGTGAGTCAGCTGATCGCTGATGTCATTGGGATCGGAGGGACACGGTTCCAGCAGTCACTGTCCATCATTAATAACTGTGCCAACAGTGATAAAACTGTAAAG CACACTGCTTTTCCCTCGGATGTGAAAGATCTGACCAAGCGAATCCGGACAGTACTGATGGCCACTGAGCAGATGAAGGAACATGAAAAAGACCCAGAGATGCTGGTGGACCTGCAGTACAGCCTGGCCAAATCTTACACCAGCACCCCTGAGCTGCGCAAAACCTGGCTGGATAGTATGGCTAAAATTCATGTGAAGAATGGAGATCTGTCTGAG gcAGCAATGTGTTATGTGCATGTGGCAGCGCTTGTGTCCGAGTACCTGAAAAGGAAAG GAATGTTCCGGCAGGGGTGCTCAGCATTTCGCGTGATCACACCCAACATTGATGAGGAGGCGGCCATGATGGAGGATGTGGGCATGCAGGATGTTCACTTCAATGAG GAGGTGCTGATGGAGTTGCTGGAAGCTTGTGCTGATGGTTTATGGAAAGCTGAACGTTATGAACTTATTTCAGATATCTACAAACTCATCATTCCAATTTACGAACAGCGCAGAGATTTTGAG AAACTGGCCCACCTGTATGACACATTACATCGAGCTTACACTAAAGTGATGGAAGTGATGCATTCTGGGAAGAGGCTACTTGGGACCTTCTTTAGAGTGGCATTTTTCGGACAG GCTGCG ggtttCTTCGAAGACGAGGACGGAAAGGAGTATATCTATAAGGAACCAAAATTCACTCCTCTCTCAGAAATCTCCCAGCGTCTCCTCAAACTTTACTCGGACAAATTTGGtcaagaaaatgtcaaaatgatccAGGACTCTGGCAGG GTCAACCCTAAAGATCTGGAGGCAAAGTTTGCATATATACAAGTGACACACGTGACGCCGTATCTAGAGGAAAAGGAGCTGGAAGAGAGGAAGACTGACTTTGAGAGGAGCCACAACATTCGGCGCTTTGTGTTTGAGACGCCATTTACAGAGTCAGGAAAGAGACATGGTGGGGTTGAGGAACAGTGCAAACGGAGGACGGTGCTCACCA GCACACACTGTTTCCCGTATGTAAAGAAGCGCATAGCAGTGATGTATCAGCACCACACAGACCTGAGTCCCATCGAGGTGGCCATAGATGAGATGAGCGGGAAGGTGGCAGAACTCAGAGCCCTTTGCGCAACCAGTGAGGTCGACATGATCCGCCTGCAACTTAAGCTGCAGGGAAGCATTAGTGTAcag GTCAACGCTGGGCCACTTGCATATGCCAGAGCTTTCCTTGATGACGCCTGCGCCAAAAAATACCCAGATAACAAAGTCAAACAGCTTAAAGAGGTCTTCAG GCAGTTTGTTGAGGCATGTGGACAGGCTCTAGCTGTGAACGAAAGGTTGATCAAGGAGGACCAACAGGAATATCACGATGAGATGAAGGCCAGTTACAAGGACCTAGCCAGAGAGCTTTCGCACATCATGCATGAACAG ATCGGATGGTAA